A segment of the Ipomoea triloba cultivar NCNSP0323 chromosome 1, ASM357664v1 genome:
CCATGATTTTCATTTggataacattaaaaatatagtttGAAAATGGGAAAAAACTTTTCAAACTAAATATCCcaaggtctttttttttttttttgtactagttATTATCACGCCCAATGTGTGATAACAACAACaccaacccaaaaaaaaaaaaaaaaattaagtcaaatgatttttttttaaatgtcaaattatataactaaaataaattttaaaaaacatattcTTTTAAACTATTATGAAtggtaatataaataattaatacattatatataaatacaaaaatcagTAATATTTTGTTAGTATACAAGAAAGAAAGTATAATGtataagttattatatttaacagTGTTATTTAACGACAATAACAATTAATGAGGTGTTatgaaacaaaaggaaaatagtGGATGTCCAAGTTGTGGTTCGAACCTTGGACCATTCACTTAAAAGCTAGGATCTAATCCACTTAGCTTTCACGGCTGGTGGTGGCAGATTGCAgaacatttaataattaaatgttGACTGGAAAGCTAGTTCACGATGGAGACAAAAGCTATGGGTTAGGGGAATTGAACCCGTGACCTTAGGTTGTCAGCTAAGCTTTTAGGCGTTTGACAAATCCATCCAGACTAGCACAATTATATGTAAttactgtacatatatatatttgtttacttcTCTCCTGGTAGTATAAATACCCCCTCCAATCTTTGAATAAATAATCCCAAAAACTTCATATACAATCTGCTTCACTTCTTTCCCATTTCCAGATTTTCGGCCTTTTcactataattattattattacttttattgttattattagtagtagtactataatttacaacacgttatcagcacgagtgtTCTAAATCTCCGGTGAACGGTACTACTTTCCTACACTTCttttattactattaaaaaaaaaatttactttcttATCATGTCTTCAATTGCCAAACGTGAATTTACTGAGCTTGCTATTGACGGTAGCAACTATTTAACCTGGGCCCTAGATGTTGAAATGCATTTGACATCAAAGGACTTAAAGCAAACTATTGCTGATGAGTCACAAAGCACTGATGCCCAGAAGGCACAAGCTCTTATTTTCCTACGCCACCATTTGAATAACGAtcttaaaaatgagtatttgacTGAAAAAGACCCACATGCATTATGGAAGTCCCTGAAGGACCGATTTGACCAACAACTATCAATTGTCCTCCCTCAGGCACAATTTGACTGGCCGAATCTGAGGTTTCAAGATTACAAATCTGTAATTGAATATAATTCAGCCCTGCACAAAATTGTATCACAACTGAAGCTCTGCAAATATGAAGTTTCAGAGTctgatttaattgaaaagacttTGTCTACTTTTCATGCGAGTAACCTTGTACTCCAGCAGCAGTACAGGGCTAAGAATTATGACAAACACTCTGAACTAATTTCAGCACTTCTTGTGGCTGAAAAACATAATCAGTTGCTGATGAAAAATCATAATGCACGACCAGTTGGCTCTGCACCTGTGCCTGAAGCACATAATATTGCCAAAGGGTGGAAAAATAGAAGAGGTCGTGGTAAGGGTCGTGGTGGTAGACACGGTCGTGGTAACCGTAGAGGTATGGAACGTATTGGTTTTGTCCCGGAAGGTCAAAGCTCATACAATCGCGGTAACCGTAGGGGTACAGACCGCATTGTTCTTACCCAGGGAAATCAAAACTCATCAAAGGAAAACTCTGATCATAAACAGGTTTGCTACCGATGCGGATGTAGTGGGCACTGGTCTCGCACATGTCGCATACCAAGGCATTTGGTTGATGCTTAtcaaatgatgatgaagaaagaTGATAAGCAACCAACAAAGAATGAATCTCATCATGCCAGTACCAGTTTGCCTGCAGCAAACGCGGTcataaatgatgatgatgatgatctcctgatgaattatgaaattggaGATATTGAGCTTGAAGAATAAAGTGATCATGTATGGCATGTTGTTGACATTTTATGAATATTTCTGTTATTTTACTTTAAGTTTGTTGTAATAAAATCCTGTAATATATTAATGGCgtgattatatataaatattttatcatatgtTTTAATcgcactttaatttttttttactgtctACAAGATGGACAATAAGCCAATCATGTGCTTGGTGGATAGTGCAACTACACATACTATCCTTACAAATAAAAGGTTTTTTCAGACACTGAACAAGACAGACAATAATATCACAACAATTGCAAATGATGAGATACAAGTAGTGGGCTCCGGTAGAGCTTCACTTATCCTCCCTAAAGGTACAAAGttactaattgaaaatgctttgTTGTATCCCCAATCTAAGAGAACCCTGCTTAGTTTTAAAGATATCCGGGCAAATGGTTTTCATATTGAAACTAAAACTAAGGGAAATCAGGAGTTCTTAATCATGACTCAGTTAATCACTGGTCATAAGCAAGAGGTTGAGGAACTTGCATCTTTATCTTCTGGGTTGTATTATACCCATATACGACCCAACACTTCATGTGTTGCACTAACCATGAAATTAAAAGATCCACATTCTTTTCAAATTTGGCATGACCGCTTAGGTCATCCTGGTCAAAATATGATGGGTCGGATTATTTCTAATTCTGATGGACATAACCTTTCAAGGTCTCATGTACTTTCGCcaaatatgtatacatgtattgCTTGTGCGAAAGGAAAATATATCATACGCCCGTCGCGTACTAAGGTTGGACATGAATCGCCTGCTTTTCTGCAAAGGTTGCAGGGCGATATTTGTGGACCTATTAATCCACCTTCTGGACCATTTAGATATTTTATGGTCCTTATTGATGCTTCTACTCGTTGGACTCATGTCAGTCTGTTATCAACGAGGAACAAAGCTTTCGCTAAATTTATTGcgaaaattattgaattaaatgcCCAGTTCCCAGATTATCCGATTAAATCAATAAGAATGGATAATGCTGGAGAATTTACATCGACTGCTTTCGATGATTATTGTATGGCTTTGGGCATCAAAATAGAGCATCTTGTACCTTATGTCCATACCCAGAATGGTCTAGCTGAATCGCTGATTAAGCgtattaaattaattgcaaGACCATTACTACAAAAGTCCAGTTTACCAATTTCTTGTTGGGGACATGCAGTATTGCATGCTGCGGCTTTGATACAAATCCGACCTACTGCATATCATGATCATTCCCCCTTACAACTACTACGTGGCATAGAACCAAACATTTCCCATCTGCGTATATTTGGATGTGCAGTCTATACTCCTATACCACCTACACATCGTACCTCCATGGGCCCGCAACGAAAATTAGGTATATATGTTGGATATGAATCTCCCTCCATCATTAAATACCTAGAGCCCATGACAGGAGATCAGTTTACTGCGAGGTACGCTGACTGCATCTTTGATGAAGATCATTTCCCGACATTAGGGGGAGGTAAAGTACCTTATTTAACAAAATGTCGAGAAATTTCATGGGATGaaaaagatcttcaatatcttGATCCACGTACTAGTCAAACTGAACTGGAAGTTcagaaaattgttaatttgcaAACTTTAGCAAATAACCTGCCAGATGCTTTTACTGATTATAAAGGAGTGACTAGGTCCCATATTCCTGCTCTGAATGCTCCTTCTAGAGTAGAAGTCCCCAAGGGTCCAAGTATGCACACTGACACTCCCCACCGCCAGAAGCGCGGGAGACCAGTTGGTGCAAAAGATTTAAATCCGCGGAAAACCAGAAATGGTAAAGTTTCACAGTCACTTCAGGAAGTTTTTATACGTCCTGAAGACGAAATACCTAGTGAACATGCACGTGCTTCATATAACACTAGGGATGCGGAACACCTAGATCATAATATTTTGGGAAATGATAATGATCTGGTTGATGTAAATATAGAAACTGccataaattttgttaatacaGGAGAAACTCATAACAGAGAATTGACAGTCGTCGACGACACTTTTGCCTGCGCAATTGCCTTGAACATATCACGTGATAATCTGGATCCAGAACCAAAATCAATAACCGAGTGCCGGAAGCGCTCTGACTGGTTAAAGTGGAAAGAGGCAATTGAGGCAGAGCTCAACTCgcttaataaaagaaaagtttTTGGTCCCACCCCGAAAGGTATGATCCCAGTAGGATCTAAGTGGGTGTTCGTACGGAAGAGGAATGAAAACAATGAGGTGGTAAAATATAAAGCGAGGTTGGTTGCTCAGGGTTTTACGCAGAGACCCGGAATTGATTTTGAGCAAACATATTCTCCTGTTATTGATGGCACTTCTTTCCGCTACTTAATATCACTGgcagtaaaaatgaaattagatatgcagttgatgGATGTAGTGACAGCTTATCTTTATGGGTCACTAGATGCCGATATATACATGAAAATACCCGAAGGTATTGAAAATCCTTTTTTGAGGGAGAAAAAGGATCGCAACATGTATAGTATCAAGCTTCAAAAATCAttatatggtttgaagcaatcGGGAAGAATGTGGTATAACCGATTAAGTGAATTCCTCCAGAAGAAGggatatataaataatgatgTTTGTCCTTGCATCTTCACTAAGAAGTCATCAGATGGTTTTTGCATCATCTCtatttatgttgatgacatgAACATTGTTGGAACACACAAAGATATTGTGGAAGCATGTTCCTACTTAAAATTGgagtttgaaatgaaagacttggggAAGACCTACTTAAAATTGgagtttgaaatgaaagacttggggAAGACTAGGTTTTGTCTCGGCCAGCAGATCAAAGACTTGGGGAAGACTAGGTTTTGTCTCGGCCAGCAGATCGAGCATCTCCCTGAGACTAGGTTTTGTCTCGGCCAGCAGATCGAGCATCTCCCTGATGGAATTTTTATACACCAGTCAAATTATACAAATAAGCTCTTAGAGAAATTCTATATGGATAAGTCACATCCCCTTAGTACTCCAATGGTGGTTCGGTCCCTTGAAGTGAACAATGACCCATTTAGACCTAAAGAGGATGATGAGGATATGCTAGGACCTGAAGTCCCATATTTAAGTGCTATTGGTGCTTTACTCTATCTAGCTAACTGCACTAGACCAGATATTGCTTTTGCAGTAAATTTACTTGCTAGATTTAGTGCCTCTCCAACCCAAAGACATTGGAAGGGTGTAAGGCATATCCTTAGATATCTCCAAGGTACAAAAGACCTCGATCTTTACTTTGAGAGTAACCAGGATATCTCATTGATTGGTTACTCAGATGCTGGCTATATGTCTGATCCTCATAATGCCAAATCACAGACTGGCTATGTTTTCCTTTGTGGAGGTACAGCTATATCTTGGAGGTCTGTTAAACAGACCCTAGTTACTACCTCATCTAATCACTCCGAAATCATTGCCTTATATGAAACCTCACGAGAATGTGTCTGGCTAAGGTCATTGATACATCATATCCATAATTCATGTGGTATAGCGAGCGGAGTTGACAACCCCACTATCTTGTATGAGGACAATGATGCATGTGTTGCACAGATGAGTAGTGGGTATGTTAAGGGCAACCTTACAAAGCACATTGCGCCTAAGTTCTTTTACCCACATGAACTCCAAAAGAGCGGTGAAATTCTTGTTGAAAAGATTCGCTCTAGTGACAATCTAGCAGATTTGTTCACTAAATCCCTACCGAcgtcaatttttgaaaaatatgttaaCAAGATAGGGATGCGAAGACTtggaagattgttatcttcagggggagcgatAACTTCTAAATATACTCGACTAGGTTATCGAGAAAACCTTGaaaaatcctgaagattaaaccCAGAAGgttttatggttgtactcttttttttcctttagctaagttttttcccactgggtttttcttagcataaggtttttaatgaggcaaccggtaCATCACATAATTAgacataccatgtactctttttccctcgactaggtttttcccattgggtttttctagcgaggtttttaatgaggcatgagtaTCAGAAGCAGTGGGAGCACAAATTGATGTCTTTATCAAGAAGCACATAATTAgacataccatgtactctttttccctcgactaggtttttcccattgggtttttctagcgaggtttttaaAGAGGCATGAGTATCAGAAGCAGTGGGAGCACAAATTGATGTCTTTATCAAGAAGCAcatattgtactctttttcccttacccaaagttttttttcccactaggtttttctttttcccactgggtttttcttttggtaaggtttttaacgaggcaatataGTGTTCATCCTCTGgacatccaagggggagtgttatgaaacaaaaggaaaatagtGGATGTCCAAGTTGTGGTTCGAACCTTGGACCATTCACTTAAAAGCTAGGATCTAATCCACTTAGCTATCACGGCTGGTGGTGGCAGATTGCAgaacatttaataattaaatgttGACTGGAAAGCTAGTTCACGATGGAGACAAAAGCTATGGGTTAGGGGAATTGAACCCGTGACCTTAGGTTGTCAGCTAAGCTTTTAGGCGTTTGACAAATCCATCCAGACTAGCACAATTATATGTAAttactgtacatatatatatttgtttacttcTCTCCTGGTAGTATAAATACCCCTCCAATCTTTGAATAAATGATCCCAAAAAAACTTCATATACAATCTGCTTCACTTCTTTCCCATTTCCAGATTTTCGGCCTTTTcactataattattattattacttttattgttattattagtagtagtactaTAATTTACAACATGAGGGAATTTttggagagggagagagagagaacaagggcaaaattgaaaagaattttTGAGTGTACAAAAGAGAAAGCACAATATACAAGTTAACATTTTACACTACATCTAATTAGGCAAAcacaaattgttttttttttttttcattaggcCTTTGTTGTAGTCAttagtttttattatattttataattgttttataCGCGGTTTTcgttattctattttttttctttgtatatgagtatttaatctttttaaaaataggATTATGAACCAATTAGGCCAATATtagaattacaaattaaataatatagttTTTGTATATtcaaaatgttttaaatagTATGACAAAACTTATGTTTTGTTCATTAAGACAATTCATaaataactctatattcactaCAAAATTATGATCACTAGATTGTTATAATACAActggtagttttttttttttttttttttgggggggggggggtacttacataaatacataaataatacaagttaaaaATGTCGCTATATGCggttaaataaaacaaaaatgcaaGTAAAGttatttgattaaaataaatacaatactattgtaatttaaatacaaaatgatATTCACGAAAtggaaaaactttaaatt
Coding sequences within it:
- the LOC116012627 gene encoding uncharacterized protein LOC116012627 codes for the protein MSSIAKREFTELAIDGSNYLTWALDVEMHLTSKDLKQTIADESQSTDAQKAQALIFLRHHLNNDLKNEYLTEKDPHALWKSLKDRFDQQLSIVLPQAQFDWPNLRFQDYKSVIEYNSALHKIVSQLKLCKYEVSESDLIEKTLSTFHASNLVLQQQYRAKNYDKHSELISALLVAEKHNQLLMKNHNARPVGSAPVPEAHNIAKGWKNRRGRGKGRGGRHGRGNRRGMERIGFVPEGQSSYNRGNRRGTDRIVLTQGNQNSSKENSDHKQVCYRCGCSGHWSRTCRIPRHLVDAYQMMMKKDDKQPTKNESHHASTSLPAANAVINDDDDDLLMNYEIGDIELEE